In Carcharodon carcharias isolate sCarCar2 chromosome 33, sCarCar2.pri, whole genome shotgun sequence, a genomic segment contains:
- the LOC121272174 gene encoding uncharacterized protein LOC121272174 isoform X5: MEDGEMGMNRVQDVCQTFQILEDQKVAHVLQEEEIQQHFSANKLKSQQVRQNLQVARRLQGEEDEKRRQLTQRLRKHIKDVGSDYARTIQEEQDREEDNSRQRRRYKEASSRLRWFAREVGEHHDVEQRTDCVMGQGDEVSPDPWDLPSRQESPHYGQPRSRQPFILSGPEEGAGWDERQRDGKHRRRNAGTEPGAAEAVHNRAARGLVIKHPPTERLGISPSPVHGVPRGKRAVGVKQTPTEGSPRTFPTGSKPQLERPRPWPEGRQNAGGGKERDGQRRRDCPSDWSYTEDSERPSSKPTITGGNPPGCQVEGPDRSRFSPGSRSGLVDGEGLDVTRRSTSDSESHSRRRKRQRDPGELRLRARSEVSHWVGQNGEGPARPKPQRGNGQEAIRRKPRGQGDPRPTADPQGDRHSRLDVERRANHLHHPLDPTERLKQEERPDEERGHHPLAVKEKKQTHHPLVVGEKQARQLLAVNQTHATRSLVGSERPTHYPLRTKAKVKQVHFLLDPEEKMKPAHWSETSKQKQVQHPLELKEKEVRSPMLGRQKHVHSPLAVEGKGRQVQIPLAVRGKDVQSPLAGKRNAIQYRLGAKDTDTIIDYLQDKRKGKDSSPPKHLSKPSLNFKGSSPDTDRGKPVKASSSSRKLLPSLPAGDIREDGTLPPHLLAEKDSIRNPSSDRPKASPAHSGSSCWRDEPSLRATNGQENVLLLFGKEVNHRNLRSSQWKEPNWVRAHEDRIKDRSGRSKADHSQTPSPLNWQENRLHEVTGEQGVSETGKKFASEKSRNLRNGVSSHSWCSDEVLKDLQAMELRKARHQKAKRDERLAQIVQDEEFALHLLRKEMTALRMSEGQKQPESSQKRVDRKNEKSLRSCSPCSVSVDWDEEVKMPKPAYF; this comes from the exons ATGGAGGATGGGGAGATGGGAATGAATCGAGTCCAAGATG TTTGTCAAACATTCCAGATTCTAGAAGATCAAAAGGTTGCCCATGTACTGCAGGAAGAAGAGA TCCAGCAGCATTTCTCTGCCAACAAGCTGAAGAGCCAGCAAGTTCGCCAAAACCTCCAGGTGGCAAGGAGACtgcagggggaggaggatgagaagagaaggcagctcacccagaGACTTCGCAAACACAT TAAGGACGTCGGGAGTGATTACGCTCGGACCATCCAAGAGGAACAAGACCGGGAAGAAGACAACAGCCGTCAGCGGCGAAGGTATAAAGAG GCGAGCAGCAGGTTGAGGTGGTTTGCAAGAGAGGTGGGAGAACATCATGATGTGGAGCAGAGGACAGATTGTGTGATGGGGCAGGGTGATGAAG TTTCACCGGATCCCTGGGATCTCCCCTCACGGCAGGAATCTCCTCACTACGGCCAACCCAGGTCTCGCCAGCCCTTCATCCTGAGCGGGCCGGAGGAGGGCGCTGGCTGGgacgagaggcagagagatggaaaGCATCGGCGCCGCAATGCTGGAACAGAACCAGGAGCAGCCGAGGCTGTCCACAACAGAGCTGCTCGAGGCCTGGTCATCAAACACCCGCCCACGGAGCGACTGGGAATTTCTCCCTCTCCGGTTCACGGCGTTCCTCGTGGCAAACGGGCAGTCGGGGTGAAGCAGACCCCCACGGAAGGTTCCCCTCGCACTTTCCCCACCGGGTCAAAGCCCCAACTTGAGAGGCCCAGGCCTTGGCCTGAAGGGAGGCAGAACGCCGGAGGCGGCAAAGAAAGGGATGGGCAAAGGCGGCGGGATTGTCCATCGGATTGGAGTTATACTGAGGACAGTGAGCGTCCTTCGTCGAAGCCGACGATCACTGGCGGAAACCCCCCCGGCTGTCAAGTTGAGGGACCTGATCGCTCCAGGTTCTCTCCCGGCTCCCGATCCGGACTTGTCGACGGAGAGGGCCTCGACGTCACTCGACGGAGCACCTCTGACTCGGAGTCGCACTCGAGACGCCGGAAACGCCAGCGTGACCCCGGGGAACTCCGCCTCCGGGCCAGATCCGAGGTCAGCCATTGGGTCGGACAGAACGGCGAAGGGCCAGCTCGGCCGAAGCCCCAGCGCGGAAATGGCCAGGAGGCCATCAGACGCAAACCCAGAGGCCAGGGGGATCCCAGGCCGACGGCAGACCCCCAAGGAGATCGTCACAGCCGATTGGATGTTGAGCGAAGAGCCAATCATCTCCACCATCCACTGGATCCCACAGAGAGGCTGAAACAGGAGGAGAGACCAGATGAAGAGAGAGGGCATCACCCATTGGCTGTTAAAGAGAAGAAGCAAACCCATCACCCATTGGTCGTTGGTGAAAAGCAAGCTCGCCAACTATTGGCTGTCAATCAGACGCATGCCACTCGCTCATTGGTCGGCAGTGAAAGGCCCACCCATTACCCACTACGCACCAAGGCAAAAGTAAAGCAAGTCCATTTCCTATTGGACCCTGAAGAGAAGATGAAGCCTGCCCATTGGTCAGAGACCAGCAAACAGAAGCAAGTGCAACATCCATTGGAGCTGAAGGAAAAGGAAGTTCGTTCCCCAATGTTGGGCAGGCAGAAGCATGTCCATTCTCCATTGGCTGTTGAAGGGAAGGGAAGGCAAGTCCAAATTCCATTGGCTGTCAGGGGAAAGGATGTCCAATCCCCATTGGCTGGCAAAAGAAATGCCATCCAGTACCGATTGGGCGCCAAAGACACGGACACGATTATTGATTACCTACAGGATAAACGGAAAGGAAAGGACTCCTCGCCTCCAAAACACCTCAGCAAACCATCcctgaatttcaaagggagctcTCCAGACACGGACCGAGGTAAACCTGTGAAAGCTTCTTCAAGCAGCCGAAAGTTGTTACCCTCCCTGCCAGCTGGTGACATTCGGGAGGATGGCACCTTGCCACCTCATCTGCTCGCGGAGAAAGACTCCATCAGGAATCCCAGCAGCGATCGGCCCAAGGCATCGCCTGCTCACTCGGGCAGCTCTTGCTGGAGAGATGAACCTTCGCTGAGGGCTACAAATGGACAGGAG AATGTTTTGCTGCTTTTTGGAAAGGAAGTGAATCACAGGAATTTGCGGAGCAGCCAGTGGAAAGAACCTAACTGGGTCAGAGCTCATGAAGACAGAATCAAGGATAGATCAGGAAGAAGCAAAGCTGATCACAGTCAAACACCCTCCCCATTAAACTGGCAAGAGAACAGGCTCCATGAAG TAACAGGTGAACAGGGAGTTTCTGAAACCGGGAAGAAATTTGCCAGTGAGAAGTCCAGGAACCTGAGGAATGGAGTCAGCAGTCACTCATGGTGCAGCGATGAAGTACTGAAAGACCTCCAAGCGATGGAACTGAGA AAAGCTCGACACCAAAAGGCAAAGAGAGATGAGAGACTGGCTCAGATCGTCCAGGATGAG GAATTCGCCCTGCACCTGTTGAGGAAGGAGATGACGGCACTGAGAATGAGTGAAGGACAGAAGCAgccggaatcatcccagaaaagagtggataggaagaatgagaagtCTCTGAGGAGCTGCAGCCCCTGCTCGGTCagtgtggactgg GATGAAGAAGTAAAAATGCCAAAGCCGGCTTACTTCTAA
- the LOC121272174 gene encoding uncharacterized protein LOC121272174 isoform X3 gives MEDGEMGMNRVQDVCQTFQILEDQKVAHVLQEEEIQQHFSANKLKSQQVRQNLQVARRLQGEEDEKRRQLTQRLRKHIKDVGSDYARTIQEEQDREEDNSRQRRRYKEASSRLRWFAREVGEHHDVEQRTDCVMGQGDEVSPDPWDLPSRQESPHYGQPRSRQPFILSGPEEGAGWDERQRDGKHRRRNAGTEPGAAEAVHNRAARGLVIKHPPTERLGISPSPVHGVPRGKRAVGVKQTPTEGSPRTFPTGSKPQLERPRPWPEGRQNAGGGKERDGQRRRDCPSDWSYTEDSERPSSKPTITGGNPPGCQVEGPDRSRFSPGSRSGLVDGEGLDVTRRSTSDSESHSRRRKRQRDPGELRLRARSEVSHWVGQNGEGPARPKPQRGNGQEAIRRKPRGQGDPRPTADPQGDRHSRLDVERRANHLHHPLDPTERLKQEERPDEERGHHPLAVKEKKQTHHPLVVGEKQARQLLAVNQTHATRSLVGSERPTHYPLRTKAKVKQVHFLLDPEEKMKPAHWSETSKQKQVQHPLELKEKEVRSPMLGRQKHVHSPLAVEGKGRQVQIPLAVRGKDVQSPLAGKRNAIQYRLGAKDTDTIIDYLQDKRKGKDSSPPKHLSKPSLNFKGSSPDTDRGKPVKASSSSRKLLPSLPAGDIREDGTLPPHLLAEKDSIRNPSSDRPKASPAHSGSSCWRDEPSLRATNGQEEVNHRNLRSSQWKEPNWVRAHEDRIKDRSGRSKADHSQTPSPLNWQENRLHEVTGEQGVSETGKKFASEKSRNLRNGVSSHSWCSDEVLKDLQAMELRKARHQKAKRDERLAQIVQDEKARHQKAKRDERLAQIVQDEEFALHLLRKEMTALRMSEGQKQPESSQKRVDRKNEKSLRSCSPCSVSVDWDEEVKMPKPAYF, from the exons ATGGAGGATGGGGAGATGGGAATGAATCGAGTCCAAGATG TTTGTCAAACATTCCAGATTCTAGAAGATCAAAAGGTTGCCCATGTACTGCAGGAAGAAGAGA TCCAGCAGCATTTCTCTGCCAACAAGCTGAAGAGCCAGCAAGTTCGCCAAAACCTCCAGGTGGCAAGGAGACtgcagggggaggaggatgagaagagaaggcagctcacccagaGACTTCGCAAACACAT TAAGGACGTCGGGAGTGATTACGCTCGGACCATCCAAGAGGAACAAGACCGGGAAGAAGACAACAGCCGTCAGCGGCGAAGGTATAAAGAG GCGAGCAGCAGGTTGAGGTGGTTTGCAAGAGAGGTGGGAGAACATCATGATGTGGAGCAGAGGACAGATTGTGTGATGGGGCAGGGTGATGAAG TTTCACCGGATCCCTGGGATCTCCCCTCACGGCAGGAATCTCCTCACTACGGCCAACCCAGGTCTCGCCAGCCCTTCATCCTGAGCGGGCCGGAGGAGGGCGCTGGCTGGgacgagaggcagagagatggaaaGCATCGGCGCCGCAATGCTGGAACAGAACCAGGAGCAGCCGAGGCTGTCCACAACAGAGCTGCTCGAGGCCTGGTCATCAAACACCCGCCCACGGAGCGACTGGGAATTTCTCCCTCTCCGGTTCACGGCGTTCCTCGTGGCAAACGGGCAGTCGGGGTGAAGCAGACCCCCACGGAAGGTTCCCCTCGCACTTTCCCCACCGGGTCAAAGCCCCAACTTGAGAGGCCCAGGCCTTGGCCTGAAGGGAGGCAGAACGCCGGAGGCGGCAAAGAAAGGGATGGGCAAAGGCGGCGGGATTGTCCATCGGATTGGAGTTATACTGAGGACAGTGAGCGTCCTTCGTCGAAGCCGACGATCACTGGCGGAAACCCCCCCGGCTGTCAAGTTGAGGGACCTGATCGCTCCAGGTTCTCTCCCGGCTCCCGATCCGGACTTGTCGACGGAGAGGGCCTCGACGTCACTCGACGGAGCACCTCTGACTCGGAGTCGCACTCGAGACGCCGGAAACGCCAGCGTGACCCCGGGGAACTCCGCCTCCGGGCCAGATCCGAGGTCAGCCATTGGGTCGGACAGAACGGCGAAGGGCCAGCTCGGCCGAAGCCCCAGCGCGGAAATGGCCAGGAGGCCATCAGACGCAAACCCAGAGGCCAGGGGGATCCCAGGCCGACGGCAGACCCCCAAGGAGATCGTCACAGCCGATTGGATGTTGAGCGAAGAGCCAATCATCTCCACCATCCACTGGATCCCACAGAGAGGCTGAAACAGGAGGAGAGACCAGATGAAGAGAGAGGGCATCACCCATTGGCTGTTAAAGAGAAGAAGCAAACCCATCACCCATTGGTCGTTGGTGAAAAGCAAGCTCGCCAACTATTGGCTGTCAATCAGACGCATGCCACTCGCTCATTGGTCGGCAGTGAAAGGCCCACCCATTACCCACTACGCACCAAGGCAAAAGTAAAGCAAGTCCATTTCCTATTGGACCCTGAAGAGAAGATGAAGCCTGCCCATTGGTCAGAGACCAGCAAACAGAAGCAAGTGCAACATCCATTGGAGCTGAAGGAAAAGGAAGTTCGTTCCCCAATGTTGGGCAGGCAGAAGCATGTCCATTCTCCATTGGCTGTTGAAGGGAAGGGAAGGCAAGTCCAAATTCCATTGGCTGTCAGGGGAAAGGATGTCCAATCCCCATTGGCTGGCAAAAGAAATGCCATCCAGTACCGATTGGGCGCCAAAGACACGGACACGATTATTGATTACCTACAGGATAAACGGAAAGGAAAGGACTCCTCGCCTCCAAAACACCTCAGCAAACCATCcctgaatttcaaagggagctcTCCAGACACGGACCGAGGTAAACCTGTGAAAGCTTCTTCAAGCAGCCGAAAGTTGTTACCCTCCCTGCCAGCTGGTGACATTCGGGAGGATGGCACCTTGCCACCTCATCTGCTCGCGGAGAAAGACTCCATCAGGAATCCCAGCAGCGATCGGCCCAAGGCATCGCCTGCTCACTCGGGCAGCTCTTGCTGGAGAGATGAACCTTCGCTGAGGGCTACAAATGGACAGGAG GAAGTGAATCACAGGAATTTGCGGAGCAGCCAGTGGAAAGAACCTAACTGGGTCAGAGCTCATGAAGACAGAATCAAGGATAGATCAGGAAGAAGCAAAGCTGATCACAGTCAAACACCCTCCCCATTAAACTGGCAAGAGAACAGGCTCCATGAAG TAACAGGTGAACAGGGAGTTTCTGAAACCGGGAAGAAATTTGCCAGTGAGAAGTCCAGGAACCTGAGGAATGGAGTCAGCAGTCACTCATGGTGCAGCGATGAAGTACTGAAAGACCTCCAAGCGATGGAACTGAGA AAAGCTCGACACCAAAAGGCAAAGAGAGATGAGAGACTGGCTCAGATCGTCCAGGATGAG AAAGCTCGACACCAAAAGGCAAAGAGAGATGAGAGACTGGCTCAGATCGTCCAGGATGAG GAATTCGCCCTGCACCTGTTGAGGAAGGAGATGACGGCACTGAGAATGAGTGAAGGACAGAAGCAgccggaatcatcccagaaaagagtggataggaagaatgagaagtCTCTGAGGAGCTGCAGCCCCTGCTCGGTCagtgtggactgg GATGAAGAAGTAAAAATGCCAAAGCCGGCTTACTTCTAA
- the LOC121272174 gene encoding uncharacterized protein LOC121272174 isoform X1, which produces MEDGEMGMNRVQDVCQTFQILEDQKVAHVLQEEEIQQHFSANKLKSQQVRQNLQVARRLQGEEDEKRRQLTQRLRKHIKDVGSDYARTIQEEQDREEDNSRQRRRYKEASSRLRWFAREVGEHHDVEQRTDCVMGQGDEVSPDPWDLPSRQESPHYGQPRSRQPFILSGPEEGAGWDERQRDGKHRRRNAGTEPGAAEAVHNRAARGLVIKHPPTERLGISPSPVHGVPRGKRAVGVKQTPTEGSPRTFPTGSKPQLERPRPWPEGRQNAGGGKERDGQRRRDCPSDWSYTEDSERPSSKPTITGGNPPGCQVEGPDRSRFSPGSRSGLVDGEGLDVTRRSTSDSESHSRRRKRQRDPGELRLRARSEVSHWVGQNGEGPARPKPQRGNGQEAIRRKPRGQGDPRPTADPQGDRHSRLDVERRANHLHHPLDPTERLKQEERPDEERGHHPLAVKEKKQTHHPLVVGEKQARQLLAVNQTHATRSLVGSERPTHYPLRTKAKVKQVHFLLDPEEKMKPAHWSETSKQKQVQHPLELKEKEVRSPMLGRQKHVHSPLAVEGKGRQVQIPLAVRGKDVQSPLAGKRNAIQYRLGAKDTDTIIDYLQDKRKGKDSSPPKHLSKPSLNFKGSSPDTDRGKPVKASSSSRKLLPSLPAGDIREDGTLPPHLLAEKDSIRNPSSDRPKASPAHSGSSCWRDEPSLRATNGQENVLLLFGKEVNHRNLRSSQWKEPNWVRAHEDRIKDRSGRSKADHSQTPSPLNWQENRLHEVTGEQGVSETGKKFASEKSRNLRNGVSSHSWCSDEVLKDLQAMELRKARHQKAKRDERLAQIVQDEKARHQKAKRDERLAQIVQDEEFALHLLRKEMTALRMSEGQKQPESSQKRVDRKNEKSLRSCSPCSVSVDWDEEVKMPKPAYF; this is translated from the exons ATGGAGGATGGGGAGATGGGAATGAATCGAGTCCAAGATG TTTGTCAAACATTCCAGATTCTAGAAGATCAAAAGGTTGCCCATGTACTGCAGGAAGAAGAGA TCCAGCAGCATTTCTCTGCCAACAAGCTGAAGAGCCAGCAAGTTCGCCAAAACCTCCAGGTGGCAAGGAGACtgcagggggaggaggatgagaagagaaggcagctcacccagaGACTTCGCAAACACAT TAAGGACGTCGGGAGTGATTACGCTCGGACCATCCAAGAGGAACAAGACCGGGAAGAAGACAACAGCCGTCAGCGGCGAAGGTATAAAGAG GCGAGCAGCAGGTTGAGGTGGTTTGCAAGAGAGGTGGGAGAACATCATGATGTGGAGCAGAGGACAGATTGTGTGATGGGGCAGGGTGATGAAG TTTCACCGGATCCCTGGGATCTCCCCTCACGGCAGGAATCTCCTCACTACGGCCAACCCAGGTCTCGCCAGCCCTTCATCCTGAGCGGGCCGGAGGAGGGCGCTGGCTGGgacgagaggcagagagatggaaaGCATCGGCGCCGCAATGCTGGAACAGAACCAGGAGCAGCCGAGGCTGTCCACAACAGAGCTGCTCGAGGCCTGGTCATCAAACACCCGCCCACGGAGCGACTGGGAATTTCTCCCTCTCCGGTTCACGGCGTTCCTCGTGGCAAACGGGCAGTCGGGGTGAAGCAGACCCCCACGGAAGGTTCCCCTCGCACTTTCCCCACCGGGTCAAAGCCCCAACTTGAGAGGCCCAGGCCTTGGCCTGAAGGGAGGCAGAACGCCGGAGGCGGCAAAGAAAGGGATGGGCAAAGGCGGCGGGATTGTCCATCGGATTGGAGTTATACTGAGGACAGTGAGCGTCCTTCGTCGAAGCCGACGATCACTGGCGGAAACCCCCCCGGCTGTCAAGTTGAGGGACCTGATCGCTCCAGGTTCTCTCCCGGCTCCCGATCCGGACTTGTCGACGGAGAGGGCCTCGACGTCACTCGACGGAGCACCTCTGACTCGGAGTCGCACTCGAGACGCCGGAAACGCCAGCGTGACCCCGGGGAACTCCGCCTCCGGGCCAGATCCGAGGTCAGCCATTGGGTCGGACAGAACGGCGAAGGGCCAGCTCGGCCGAAGCCCCAGCGCGGAAATGGCCAGGAGGCCATCAGACGCAAACCCAGAGGCCAGGGGGATCCCAGGCCGACGGCAGACCCCCAAGGAGATCGTCACAGCCGATTGGATGTTGAGCGAAGAGCCAATCATCTCCACCATCCACTGGATCCCACAGAGAGGCTGAAACAGGAGGAGAGACCAGATGAAGAGAGAGGGCATCACCCATTGGCTGTTAAAGAGAAGAAGCAAACCCATCACCCATTGGTCGTTGGTGAAAAGCAAGCTCGCCAACTATTGGCTGTCAATCAGACGCATGCCACTCGCTCATTGGTCGGCAGTGAAAGGCCCACCCATTACCCACTACGCACCAAGGCAAAAGTAAAGCAAGTCCATTTCCTATTGGACCCTGAAGAGAAGATGAAGCCTGCCCATTGGTCAGAGACCAGCAAACAGAAGCAAGTGCAACATCCATTGGAGCTGAAGGAAAAGGAAGTTCGTTCCCCAATGTTGGGCAGGCAGAAGCATGTCCATTCTCCATTGGCTGTTGAAGGGAAGGGAAGGCAAGTCCAAATTCCATTGGCTGTCAGGGGAAAGGATGTCCAATCCCCATTGGCTGGCAAAAGAAATGCCATCCAGTACCGATTGGGCGCCAAAGACACGGACACGATTATTGATTACCTACAGGATAAACGGAAAGGAAAGGACTCCTCGCCTCCAAAACACCTCAGCAAACCATCcctgaatttcaaagggagctcTCCAGACACGGACCGAGGTAAACCTGTGAAAGCTTCTTCAAGCAGCCGAAAGTTGTTACCCTCCCTGCCAGCTGGTGACATTCGGGAGGATGGCACCTTGCCACCTCATCTGCTCGCGGAGAAAGACTCCATCAGGAATCCCAGCAGCGATCGGCCCAAGGCATCGCCTGCTCACTCGGGCAGCTCTTGCTGGAGAGATGAACCTTCGCTGAGGGCTACAAATGGACAGGAG AATGTTTTGCTGCTTTTTGGAAAGGAAGTGAATCACAGGAATTTGCGGAGCAGCCAGTGGAAAGAACCTAACTGGGTCAGAGCTCATGAAGACAGAATCAAGGATAGATCAGGAAGAAGCAAAGCTGATCACAGTCAAACACCCTCCCCATTAAACTGGCAAGAGAACAGGCTCCATGAAG TAACAGGTGAACAGGGAGTTTCTGAAACCGGGAAGAAATTTGCCAGTGAGAAGTCCAGGAACCTGAGGAATGGAGTCAGCAGTCACTCATGGTGCAGCGATGAAGTACTGAAAGACCTCCAAGCGATGGAACTGAGA AAAGCTCGACACCAAAAGGCAAAGAGAGATGAGAGACTGGCTCAGATCGTCCAGGATGAG AAAGCTCGACACCAAAAGGCAAAGAGAGATGAGAGACTGGCTCAGATCGTCCAGGATGAG GAATTCGCCCTGCACCTGTTGAGGAAGGAGATGACGGCACTGAGAATGAGTGAAGGACAGAAGCAgccggaatcatcccagaaaagagtggataggaagaatgagaagtCTCTGAGGAGCTGCAGCCCCTGCTCGGTCagtgtggactgg GATGAAGAAGTAAAAATGCCAAAGCCGGCTTACTTCTAA
- the LOC121272174 gene encoding uncharacterized protein LOC121272174 isoform X2: MEDGEMGMNRVQDVCQTFQILEDQKVAHVLQEEEIQQHFSANKLKSQQVRQNLQVARRLQGEEDEKRRQLTQRLRKHIKDVGSDYARTIQEEQDREEDNSRQRRRYKEASSRLRWFAREVGEHHDVEQRTDCVMGQGDEVSPDPWDLPSRQESPHYGQPRSRQPFILSGPEEGAGWDERQRDGKHRRRNAGTEPGAAEAVHNRAARGLVIKHPPTERLGISPSPVHGVPRGKRAVGVKQTPTEGSPRTFPTGSKPQLERPRPWPEGRQNAGGGKERDGQRRRDCPSDWSYTEDSERPSSKPTITGGNPPGCQVEGPDRSRFSPGSRSGLVDGEGLDVTRRSTSDSESHSRRRKRQRDPGELRLRARSEVSHWVGQNGEGPARPKPQRGNGQEAIRRKPRGQGDPRPTADPQGDRHSRLDVERRANHLHHPLDPTERLKQEERPDEERGHHPLAVKEKKQTHHPLVVGEKQARQLLAVNQTHATRSLVGSERPTHYPLRTKAKVKQVHFLLDPEEKMKPAHWSETSKQKQVQHPLELKEKEVRSPMLGRQKHVHSPLAVEGKGRQVQIPLAVRGKDVQSPLAGKRNAIQYRLGAKDTDTIIDYLQDKRKGKDSSPPKHLSKPSLNFKGSSPDTDRGKPVKASSSSRKLLPSLPAGDIREDGTLPPHLLAEKDSIRNPSSDRPKASPAHSGSSCWRDEPSLRATNGQENVLLLFGKEVNHRNLRSSQWKEPNWVRAHEDRIKDRSGRSKADHSQTPSPLNWQENRLHEGEQGVSETGKKFASEKSRNLRNGVSSHSWCSDEVLKDLQAMELRKARHQKAKRDERLAQIVQDEKARHQKAKRDERLAQIVQDEEFALHLLRKEMTALRMSEGQKQPESSQKRVDRKNEKSLRSCSPCSVSVDWDEEVKMPKPAYF; encoded by the exons ATGGAGGATGGGGAGATGGGAATGAATCGAGTCCAAGATG TTTGTCAAACATTCCAGATTCTAGAAGATCAAAAGGTTGCCCATGTACTGCAGGAAGAAGAGA TCCAGCAGCATTTCTCTGCCAACAAGCTGAAGAGCCAGCAAGTTCGCCAAAACCTCCAGGTGGCAAGGAGACtgcagggggaggaggatgagaagagaaggcagctcacccagaGACTTCGCAAACACAT TAAGGACGTCGGGAGTGATTACGCTCGGACCATCCAAGAGGAACAAGACCGGGAAGAAGACAACAGCCGTCAGCGGCGAAGGTATAAAGAG GCGAGCAGCAGGTTGAGGTGGTTTGCAAGAGAGGTGGGAGAACATCATGATGTGGAGCAGAGGACAGATTGTGTGATGGGGCAGGGTGATGAAG TTTCACCGGATCCCTGGGATCTCCCCTCACGGCAGGAATCTCCTCACTACGGCCAACCCAGGTCTCGCCAGCCCTTCATCCTGAGCGGGCCGGAGGAGGGCGCTGGCTGGgacgagaggcagagagatggaaaGCATCGGCGCCGCAATGCTGGAACAGAACCAGGAGCAGCCGAGGCTGTCCACAACAGAGCTGCTCGAGGCCTGGTCATCAAACACCCGCCCACGGAGCGACTGGGAATTTCTCCCTCTCCGGTTCACGGCGTTCCTCGTGGCAAACGGGCAGTCGGGGTGAAGCAGACCCCCACGGAAGGTTCCCCTCGCACTTTCCCCACCGGGTCAAAGCCCCAACTTGAGAGGCCCAGGCCTTGGCCTGAAGGGAGGCAGAACGCCGGAGGCGGCAAAGAAAGGGATGGGCAAAGGCGGCGGGATTGTCCATCGGATTGGAGTTATACTGAGGACAGTGAGCGTCCTTCGTCGAAGCCGACGATCACTGGCGGAAACCCCCCCGGCTGTCAAGTTGAGGGACCTGATCGCTCCAGGTTCTCTCCCGGCTCCCGATCCGGACTTGTCGACGGAGAGGGCCTCGACGTCACTCGACGGAGCACCTCTGACTCGGAGTCGCACTCGAGACGCCGGAAACGCCAGCGTGACCCCGGGGAACTCCGCCTCCGGGCCAGATCCGAGGTCAGCCATTGGGTCGGACAGAACGGCGAAGGGCCAGCTCGGCCGAAGCCCCAGCGCGGAAATGGCCAGGAGGCCATCAGACGCAAACCCAGAGGCCAGGGGGATCCCAGGCCGACGGCAGACCCCCAAGGAGATCGTCACAGCCGATTGGATGTTGAGCGAAGAGCCAATCATCTCCACCATCCACTGGATCCCACAGAGAGGCTGAAACAGGAGGAGAGACCAGATGAAGAGAGAGGGCATCACCCATTGGCTGTTAAAGAGAAGAAGCAAACCCATCACCCATTGGTCGTTGGTGAAAAGCAAGCTCGCCAACTATTGGCTGTCAATCAGACGCATGCCACTCGCTCATTGGTCGGCAGTGAAAGGCCCACCCATTACCCACTACGCACCAAGGCAAAAGTAAAGCAAGTCCATTTCCTATTGGACCCTGAAGAGAAGATGAAGCCTGCCCATTGGTCAGAGACCAGCAAACAGAAGCAAGTGCAACATCCATTGGAGCTGAAGGAAAAGGAAGTTCGTTCCCCAATGTTGGGCAGGCAGAAGCATGTCCATTCTCCATTGGCTGTTGAAGGGAAGGGAAGGCAAGTCCAAATTCCATTGGCTGTCAGGGGAAAGGATGTCCAATCCCCATTGGCTGGCAAAAGAAATGCCATCCAGTACCGATTGGGCGCCAAAGACACGGACACGATTATTGATTACCTACAGGATAAACGGAAAGGAAAGGACTCCTCGCCTCCAAAACACCTCAGCAAACCATCcctgaatttcaaagggagctcTCCAGACACGGACCGAGGTAAACCTGTGAAAGCTTCTTCAAGCAGCCGAAAGTTGTTACCCTCCCTGCCAGCTGGTGACATTCGGGAGGATGGCACCTTGCCACCTCATCTGCTCGCGGAGAAAGACTCCATCAGGAATCCCAGCAGCGATCGGCCCAAGGCATCGCCTGCTCACTCGGGCAGCTCTTGCTGGAGAGATGAACCTTCGCTGAGGGCTACAAATGGACAGGAG AATGTTTTGCTGCTTTTTGGAAAGGAAGTGAATCACAGGAATTTGCGGAGCAGCCAGTGGAAAGAACCTAACTGGGTCAGAGCTCATGAAGACAGAATCAAGGATAGATCAGGAAGAAGCAAAGCTGATCACAGTCAAACACCCTCCCCATTAAACTGGCAAGAGAACAGGCTCCATGAAG GTGAACAGGGAGTTTCTGAAACCGGGAAGAAATTTGCCAGTGAGAAGTCCAGGAACCTGAGGAATGGAGTCAGCAGTCACTCATGGTGCAGCGATGAAGTACTGAAAGACCTCCAAGCGATGGAACTGAGA AAAGCTCGACACCAAAAGGCAAAGAGAGATGAGAGACTGGCTCAGATCGTCCAGGATGAG AAAGCTCGACACCAAAAGGCAAAGAGAGATGAGAGACTGGCTCAGATCGTCCAGGATGAG GAATTCGCCCTGCACCTGTTGAGGAAGGAGATGACGGCACTGAGAATGAGTGAAGGACAGAAGCAgccggaatcatcccagaaaagagtggataggaagaatgagaagtCTCTGAGGAGCTGCAGCCCCTGCTCGGTCagtgtggactgg GATGAAGAAGTAAAAATGCCAAAGCCGGCTTACTTCTAA